The following coding sequences lie in one Terriglobales bacterium genomic window:
- a CDS encoding M20/M25/M40 family metallo-hydrolase has protein sequence MPKSVAKKKKPDLAHSILAHIDEEALITMACDVVNIPSPTGEEQAMAEYMAQTFERMGLEVAWQEVETGRANVIGRLPGAGNGKTLMFNGHMDTSNTGREPFLTGIGYKPHAIIRNEMIYGLGIYNMKGALVCYTHAVRALQAAGVRLEGDVVIAAVAGEIEKSQVGEYQGREFRGYGCGTHYLVNHGTLPDMCILGEPTDMQLVLGHYGSMWVRLSTAGLYVHTAFGPGREGENSLRRMHQVMADLMKWIPGWQERSAYGNKKGFVNLGGIHGGHAWRASRTPERTELYLDVRVPPTMPMAEARRDFKRFFLDLRQRHPDWGLEFETYVSVPGAEIAADHAMIRAIEKNHRRIVGQPPKRDTVLWSSDASVLTRYGVPTVNYGPSSGPRDKEGEKVRIKTLVDMTRIYALIAADLCGAQ, from the coding sequence ATGCCCAAGTCCGTCGCAAAAAAGAAAAAGCCCGACCTGGCCCATTCCATCCTTGCCCACATCGACGAAGAGGCCCTCATCACCATGGCCTGCGATGTGGTGAACATCCCCAGCCCCACCGGCGAAGAGCAGGCCATGGCGGAATACATGGCCCAGACCTTTGAGCGCATGGGCCTGGAAGTGGCCTGGCAGGAAGTGGAAACCGGCCGCGCCAACGTGATTGGCCGCTTGCCGGGTGCGGGTAACGGCAAGACGCTGATGTTCAACGGCCACATGGATACCTCCAACACCGGCCGCGAGCCGTTTCTCACCGGAATCGGCTACAAGCCCCATGCCATCATCCGCAACGAGATGATCTACGGCCTCGGCATCTACAACATGAAGGGCGCGCTGGTCTGCTACACCCATGCGGTGCGTGCGTTGCAGGCCGCTGGCGTCCGCCTGGAAGGCGACGTGGTCATCGCCGCCGTCGCCGGCGAGATTGAAAAGTCGCAGGTCGGGGAGTACCAGGGCCGGGAATTCCGCGGCTACGGTTGCGGCACGCACTACCTGGTGAACCACGGGACGCTCCCGGACATGTGCATCCTGGGCGAGCCCACGGATATGCAGCTCGTTCTCGGTCACTACGGTTCCATGTGGGTCCGTCTTTCGACCGCCGGGCTCTACGTGCACACCGCCTTCGGGCCCGGTCGGGAAGGCGAGAACTCCTTGCGGCGCATGCACCAGGTCATGGCCGATCTGATGAAGTGGATTCCTGGCTGGCAGGAGCGCAGCGCCTACGGCAACAAGAAGGGCTTCGTGAACCTGGGCGGCATCCACGGCGGCCATGCCTGGCGCGCCAGCCGCACCCCTGAACGCACCGAGCTCTATCTCGACGTCCGTGTTCCGCCCACCATGCCCATGGCCGAGGCGCGCCGCGACTTCAAGCGGTTCTTTCTTGACCTGCGCCAGCGGCACCCGGACTGGGGCCTCGAATTCGAAACCTATGTTTCCGTGCCCGGCGCCGAGATCGCCGCCGACCACGCGATGATCCGCGCCATCGAGAAGAACCATCGCCGCATCGTGGGTCAGCCGCCCAAGCGCGATACCGTGCTCTGGTCTTCCGACGCCAGTGTGCTCACCCGCTATGGCGTGCCGACGGTGAACTACGGGCCGTCCAGCGGTCCCCGCGACAAGGAAGGCGAGAAGGTGCGCATCAAGACGCTCGTGGACATGACCCGCATCTACGCCCTTATCGCGGCGGACCTCTGCGGGGCGCAATAA
- a CDS encoding M24 family metallopeptidase, protein MPSPAELARRYANIRRAMQAENVDALIVCGNQYAGFEGAVRYVSGFEIVHRYCYVLIPMEGDLTLIFPAEARWIGDKSKPWVRDHVWPAIPGQWIAARAQERKWKRLGVYGLKHVMAVVDYQALVSAGLELVDFDFAFDMARAVKSEEEMKEIREAMDIVVEGFHALVKSYAPGKTEAEIMAPAVEVYFARGAGPRMMNIVLSGTHGTAEASFKVPGHRVVNPDDLMLYSLEVTNSEGYWVEFSRAIIEGKLDPVTERMRQAYPTAMEEARKRLREGELASSVHRAITDVFKEHGFSLGHLSGHGIGATMLEYPAVGSSSDVVLKENMVLSVHPQVVDQDGKVCLYTQDTYRVGKSEGENLCDVPWRLYRGGDV, encoded by the coding sequence ATGCCATCCCCCGCCGAACTCGCTCGCCGTTACGCCAACATCCGTCGCGCCATGCAGGCCGAGAATGTGGACGCCCTCATCGTTTGCGGCAACCAGTACGCCGGCTTCGAAGGCGCGGTCCGCTACGTTTCCGGCTTTGAGATCGTGCACCGCTACTGCTATGTGCTCATTCCGATGGAAGGGGATCTGACGCTCATCTTCCCCGCGGAAGCCCGTTGGATCGGCGACAAATCCAAGCCCTGGGTGCGCGACCACGTCTGGCCCGCCATCCCCGGTCAATGGATCGCCGCGCGCGCTCAAGAACGGAAGTGGAAGCGCCTCGGCGTCTACGGCCTCAAGCACGTCATGGCGGTCGTCGATTACCAGGCGCTGGTGTCGGCGGGCCTGGAGCTCGTGGACTTCGATTTCGCTTTCGACATGGCCCGCGCGGTCAAGAGCGAAGAAGAGATGAAAGAGATCCGCGAGGCCATGGACATCGTGGTCGAGGGCTTCCATGCCCTGGTGAAGAGCTACGCTCCCGGCAAGACCGAAGCCGAGATCATGGCGCCCGCCGTCGAGGTCTATTTCGCGCGCGGCGCCGGCCCGCGCATGATGAACATCGTGCTCTCCGGCACCCACGGCACCGCCGAAGCATCGTTCAAAGTTCCCGGCCACCGCGTGGTGAATCCCGACGACCTCATGCTCTACTCCCTGGAGGTCACCAACTCGGAGGGCTACTGGGTGGAGTTCTCCCGCGCCATCATCGAGGGCAAGCTCGACCCGGTTACCGAGCGCATGAGGCAGGCCTACCCCACCGCGATGGAGGAGGCGCGCAAGCGCCTGCGCGAAGGCGAACTTGCCTCCAGCGTCCACCGCGCCATCACCGACGTTTTCAAGGAGCACGGCTTCTCCCTCGGCCACCTCTCCGGTCACGGCATCGGCGCCACCATGCTGGAGTACCCCGCCGTGGGTTCGTCGAGTGACGTCGTCCTGAAGGAAAACATGGTGCTCTCCGTTCATCCCCAGGTGGTGGATCAGGATGGCAAGGTCTGCCTCTACACGCAGGACACCTATCGCGTGGGCAAGAGCGAGGGCGAGAACCTCTGTGACGTTCCCTGGCGCCTCTACCGCGGCGGCGACGTTTAG